The nucleotide window CGCCCTCCCGCAGTATCGACCGCTCCGCCCCTCAGGGTAGGCCGTGCGGCGGCTACTGGGGACAGGTCCATCCTGCCTGTTCCGGCGCGTCGTACGCCACAGGATGAACAGCACTCATAACGAGTGAGTGATCTCGGCGATCACGTTAGCGCGGCGATGCACGTCGGTCCGAGGTGGCCCGATCGGGTGTCGCGGCAGTTCACACCGGTCGGGAACGACCGCGGGGCGGTCCCGGCGCTCGCGCACCGGTCCCGCCCCGCTGTGTCTCACCCAAGAAAATTCTCAGACTCAGACGAGACGGCGGACGACGTACGTGTTGCTCCAGATCTTGCGCTTCGCCACCGGCTGGCCGGTCGTCGACGCGTCCCACATGTAGCTGCCGCCGGCGTAGATGGCGGCGTGGGAGTAGTAGCTACCGCTACCGAACAGGATCAGGTCGCCGGGCAGCTTCGCCGACTTGCTGACCGCGCGCCCGTACTTCGTCTGCTGGGTCGCGCTGTGCGGCAGGCTCTTCCCGAACTGCTTGTAGACGTACTGGGTCAGGCCCGAGCAGTCGAAGTTGTTCGGGCCGGCCGCGCCGAACTTGTACATCTTGCCGGCCTGACGAGCCGCGGCCTTGACGACCGCGTTCCCGTTCGACACCGCCTTGACGTAGTGGTTCGGCGACAGCGTCTTGTGCGCGCTGGTGACGGCCAGCACCACTCGCCAGTTCGAGTTCCCGCCGATGGTGACGGTCCACTCGATCTGACCGGACTTGCGCGCGGTCTTCGTGCTGACCGACTTCCAGCCCGCGCTGGACTGGTACTGCAGCGTGAACTTCTTGAACGACGCGGGGTTACCGCTGACCGTCCCGATCGCGTGCAGCGTCGTCCGTGACCCGGTGCCGACGGACGTGGCTCCGGAGAGCCGTGCGCTGGCCGAATCCGCCGCCGCAGCCGGAGAGGCAGCGACACCGATCAGACCAACACCGAGGGATCCTGCGAGGACTCCGGCCACCACGGTCGCGCGCCGGGAGGCGGCGCGGTGTTTGGGGCCAGAGGTTGCGCGGTGGCGAGCACCGCCGGTGGTTTTGTCCGCGTACGAGACAGACTGATCCAATTCATCAGAACGTTCGTACTGTTTCGCGGGCAGGGCACACCGAGGGGAATGCACCGTATGCAAGGAGATTCCTTCCTGCACGCCTGCGAGGTGAGCTGTCGGGTTCGGGCGGGAAGGTTGATTGCCCGGCCGCGTGCTGTGCGGCTTCACCCCAGGGGTCGCACTCGGAATCGTGGTTCCGGCGACCCCGAACTTCTTGGGTCCCCCGTCCCTGTCCATTTGGTTGGCTACTCGAAGGGACACCGCGGATCTCGTGGACAGGGCTCGGCGTGCGAATCCTGCGGTGTGCGCGGCGTGGCTGCCGCGTCAGTTGCCGCGAAGAACTGAACCTGCGCCTCGTGGGAGTTGCCAGTGCTTTGCGACGTGCATCACAGTCGATCTGTGAAGTTAGTACGACTTCACGCCGATTTCACGTACCGCTGATGTGGTTCTCGTCGCGTCGCGAGTCGGTGACACAACGCTGTGCAACCCGTGACGGGTTGGAAAATCGAACCGGACGAACGACCGGCTATCTCACAGGGCGTAGTGGGCGTCGACAACCACTACCTACGGTATCCGCAGGGTGGCGTTCGTCACGGAAATACCGCGGCGGTTGTGGATAACCGTCAGTGTTTAGAACTACACCGCGTCGACGGTTACCGTCCGAGACGTCAGCGGCCGGGTAGGCGTCGTTTCACGGTGTCAGCGAGCTCGACGACTTCGGCGACCCGGAGCCGGAGAGCCAGAACCGCGTAGACGCCTACCAGGACGATCCCCGCGACGACCAGCGAGACGAATGAACCCGCCTTGCCGATGCCCAGCGCGGCCTGGATGCCGTACGCGACGCCCCAGCTGATCAGGCCGGCGACCGCGGCCGCGATCCCGAGGCGGCTCAGCGTCCGCGTCACGGCCATCGTCTCCAGGCCGCCCAGGCTGCGCTTCAGGTACCGCCCCGACACGAACACCGCGACGAGGTACGAGACCGTGTTACCGCACTGCAGCCCGACGACGACGTAGTCGGTCGGCACGAAGAACAGCACGCCCAGGTCGAACGCGAGCTTGGCCACGACGACCGGGATGTTCAGCAGCGCGGGCGTCCTCGTGTCGCGCAGGGCGTAGAACGCGAAGATCTGCATCTGGCTGATCGCGAACGGCACCAGGCCGATAGCGGCCGCCATCGTCGCGTAGCCGGTCGCGATCGCCTGGTCCTGGCTGAAGTGGCCCCAGCGGAACGCGGTCACCGCCAGCGGGATGCCCAGGACGAGATACGCCGCCGTAGCGGGCACCAGGACGACCGAGGAGAGGCGCGCGCCGAGCGAGAGGTTCCGGGTCACCTCGGGGAAGTTCCGGTCGGCCGCGGCCGAGCTCATCCTGGGCAGCAGCGCGGTGAGGATGCTCACCGCGACGATCCCGTGGACCATCATGAACAACAGGAACGCGTTGTTGTGGATGAGCGGGCCCGGGCCGCCCCGGGTGCCCGCGTAGTTCGCGATCTTGATTACCGGAAGCACGCCGAGCTGACTGACGCCGACGTAGACGAACATCCAGGCGCCGAGCCGGGCCGCCTCACCCAGGCCGGAGCCGCGCAGATCGAACCGCCACTTCCAGCGGAAGCCGACCTTGCGCAGCGACGGCCACAGCACGAAGGCCTGGAGCGCGATACCGAGCGTGGTGCCGACGCCGAGCACCGCGACCTGGGCGCCGGTGATCGTCGAGGGGCTCAGCGTCGCCGGGCCGGGCATCAGCAGGAACACGACCGCGGTGGTGACGACCGTGACGTTGTTCAGGATCGGCGCCCAGGCCGGCGCGGCGAACTCGTTCCGGGTGTTCAGCACGGCGCCCAGCAGCGCGGACAGACCGTAGAAGAAGATCTCGGGAAGAAGTAGGTAGGCCAGCATCGTCGTCAGGTGCCGGCTGGCGTCGGTCGAACGATCGTTGGCGAAGAACGCGGTCAGCAGCGGCGCCGCGATGAGCGCCAGCACCGTGGCCGCGCCGAGCAACAGCGTCGCCGCGGTGAGCAGCTTGTGGGTGAACGCCTCGCCGCCGTCGGCGTCCCGCTTCTTGGCCGCGACCAGCAGCGGCACGACGACGCTGGTGAGGATGCCGCCGAGCAGGAACTCGTACAGCATGTTCGGGATCGTGTTCGAGACCTGGTAGGCATCACCGACCAGGCCGCCGCCGATCGCGGCGCCGATCGCCGCGGTGCGGATGAACCCGGTGGCGCGCGAGATCAGGCTGAAGATCGCCATGACGCCGCTGGAGCGGGCGACGCTGCGCGTGCCGGCCTCGGCCGGGGGCTCCTCCGGCGGGATCTGCTCGGGGATCACCGGCAGGACGGCGGTCGGCTCGTCCATCGCCGAGGCCGCGGGCAGGACGACCGTGGAGTCCGGGTCGTACGGGTTCGAGCGGGGGCGACGCAGGTCGAAGTCCCTCGGCTCGGGACCCGCGCTCACGCAGGACGCTCGAGCAGGTCGGGCACCCGGGCGATGAGCTTCCGCTCGTCCGGGTAGGCCAGCCTGTCAGGGATCTCGCTCAGCGGGACCCACGCCACCTCGGTCACCTCCACGTCGGCGTCGGAGAGCACTCCGGCCACCGCATCCAGGAGGAAATGATGCACGGTCTTGTGGATGCGGCGACCCTCGAACACGAACCAGTAGTCGACCGTACCGAGGGCCGCCAGGACGTCTCCCACGATGCCGGTCTCTTCCGCGACCTCGCGGGCGGCCGTCTGCTCGAGCGTCTCGCCCGCTTCGACGTGACCCTTCGGCAGCGACCACAGCAACCGGCCCCGGCGGTCCAGTTTGCCGATCAGCGCGCCCTCGAGATGACCCGAGTCGCCCTGCACGACCAGACCGCCGGCCGAGACCTCTTCGACCCGACGCAGCCGCCCGGGACCCCCGGGCCGACGCGGGGAGCTTCGGCGGGCCATGAATCTGACGATAGCGCCCGTCTGCGGTAAACGCTGTGAGGCCATCCAGGGGCCGGTCGGTAGCAGGCCGTGTGATATGCGTGCGCCATCGCCGACGACCAGTCGATAAGGTTCACGTCCGTGGCCGACGCATCGAACTCCGAGCCGGAAGCCACTGAAACCGTCGCCTCCGATACTGGTCTTACTGTGCCGCCTACTGCATCTCCTGCTTTGACCGCCGCTCAGCGCAGCGCCGTCGCCGAACTGCTCCGCGTCTCCCCCGTCGCCGACGACCTCGGTCGCCGGTTCCAGGCCGCCGGGCACGAGCTCTACCTCGTCGGGGGGTCGGTCCGCGACGCCCTGCTCGGGCGTCTGGGTGACGACCTCGACTTCTGCACCGATGCCCGGCCGGACGCCGTGCTCGCGCTGCTGGACGGCTGGGCCGAGGCCACCTGGACGACCGGGATCGAGTTCGGCACGGTCGGCGCCTCCCGGCGCGGCCTGCGCCTCGAGATCACGACGTACCGTGCCGAGGCCTACGACCGGCAGAGCCGGAACCCCGTCGTCCGGTACGGCGACTCGCTCGCCGACGACCTCGTGCGCCGGGATTTCGCGGTCAACGCGATGGCGGTCGGGCTCCCCGACCACCGGTTCGTCGACCTGCACGGTGGGCTCGACGACCTGGCCGCCCGCGTGCTGCGCACGCCGGGCGCGCCCGAGGACTCGTTCGCCGACGACCCGCTGCGGATGCTGCGGGCCGCGCGGTTCGCCTCCCAGCTGCAGTTCGACGTGGCCCCCGAGGTGGTCGCGGCGATGACCGCGATGGCCGACCAGATCACGCGGATCACCGCCGAGCGCATCCGGGACGAGCTCACCAAGCTGATCTGCGGCGCCGACCCGGTCGTCGGGCTGCGGCTGCTGGTCGACACCGGCCTGGCCGCCCACGTCCTGCCCGAGCTGCCGAACATGCGGATGGAGATCGACGAGCACGCCCAGCACAAGGACGTCTACGAGCACACGCTGACCGTCCTGCAGCAGGCGATCGACCTCGAGCCGGACGGGCCGGACTTCGTGCTGCGGATGGCCGCTCTGCTGCACGACATCGGCAAGCCGGCGACCCGGGAGATCCAGGACGGCGGCGGGGTCAGTTTCCACCACCACGAGGTGGTCGGCGCGAAGATGACCCGCCGACGGATGAAGGCTCTGCGCTACCCCAAGGACGTCACCGAGCAGGTGGCGACCCTGGTCTTCCTGCACCTGCGCTTCCACGGGTACGGCCGGGGCGAGTGGACCGACTCGGCCGTGCGCCGGTACGTGACCGACGCCGGCGAGTTGTTGCCACGCCTGCACCGTCTGGTCCGCTCGGACTGCACCACCCGGAACAAGCGCCGGGCGGCCGCGCTGGCCCGCTCCTACGACACGCTCGAGGACCGGATCGAGCGTCTGGCCGCCGAGGAGGACCTGGCCCGGATCCGGCCGGACCTCGACGGCAACGCGATCATGGAGCTCCTCGGCATCCCGCCGGGCCCGCTCGTCGGCCGCGCCTGGAAGCACCTGAAGGAGGTCCGCCTCGACCGCGGGGTGCTCCCCCGGGAAGAGGCCGAGGCCGAGCTCTTCCGCTGGGCCGCCGAGAACGGAATTACGACGTCAGAGGGGTAGCGGCCAGGGCCCGGGCGACACCGAGGAGGTTGGCCGCGGCCTGGCGGCCGACCTTCGCCGACCAGTCGTGGCCCTTCTCCTCGTCGAGGTAGTCGGGTCCGGCGCCGGGGCCCAAATGCCAGTACGTCCAGGACTGGCCGGGCACCGTGTAACCGATCTCGATCAGACCGCTGGAGACCGCGGCGATCGCGTTCTTCGCCCCGTCCTCGTTCCCGGTGACGACGACGCCGGCCACCCGGTTGTACGCGACCGGTCGTCCGTCGTCGTCGGTCTCCGACAGCATCGCGTCCATCCGTTCGAGCACGCCGAACGCGACCGACGAGGCGGTCCCCACCCAGGTCGGCGTCGCGACGATCAGGATCTCCGAGTTCAGCACCTTCTCGTGGATGGCCGGCCATCCGTCTCCGTCCCCCAGGTCCGTCTCGACGCCCGGCTTGACGTTGTGGTCGACCACCCGGACGAACTCGATCTGGACGCCGTTGGCGGCGAGCTCGTCGGTGACCACCCGGGCCAGCGCCTCGGTGTTCGAGGGCTCGGGCGAGGGCTTGAGCGTGCAGTTGAGAACCAGGGCGCGCATCGGCGGGCTCCTTCAGTCGGGTCCCGGCTCCCTACCCGATGAATCGAAGAACACTCGGGCCGGCGGCGTGACCGCGCTGACCCGCGACCAGCCGAGGCGATCGGTCCACCGGGCCACCCAGGCCGCCAGCACCAGGTGCCCGACGCCCAGCCCGAGGAACACCGGCCAGGACCGGCCCGAGTCGGGCAGCCCGAACGCGGCGATCAGCAGCCCGGTGACCACGCATACGTTGAACAACATGTCGTAGAGCGCGAAGACCCGTCCGCGGTAGACGTCGTCGACCTCCGACTGCACGGCGGCGTCGACGATGATCTTGATCCCCTGGCTCGCCCACCCGCCGACGAGCGCGACCGCGACGACGACGGCCGTCGTCGGTACCGCGACGATCACCGGCCAGACGACCGCGAGAAGGATCAGCAGCGCGGTCATCCACGTCCGTCGGGAGATGCGGCGGACGACGCCGGGCGTGACGAGTGCGGCCAGGCCGGCACCGAGGCCGGTCGCGAGCACGACCTGGCCGAGCCCGGTGTCGCCGCTCGGGAACATCCCGCCGCCGTCGAGGGTGTTCCGGTAGAGCAGCAGCAGGGCCAGCGTCGTGACGCCGAACCCGATCCGCCCGAGGCCGACGGTGAGCAGCGCGAACGCGGCGGCCCGCCGCTCGGAGAGGTGCCGCACCCCGGCGACCATCCCGCGCACCACGGATCCGACCGTCTCCAGCCGGGCGGTGGGGTCATCGCGGTCCGGGCCCAGCGCGGCGACCGGGAAGCGTCCGGCCAGGACGGCGGAGATCAGGTACGCGGCCGACGCGACGAGCAGGACCACCGCGTAGCCCAGGTCGCCGGCGTCGACCACGCTGCGCAGCCCGACCGCGGCCCCGACGCCGATCGTCAGCACGACCGTGCCGGCGGTGGGGGAGAACGCGTTCGCGGTGATCAGCTCGCGGTTGCGGGCGACGTGCGGCATCCCGGCCGAGAGGCCGCCCAGGATGAACCGGTTGACCGCCACCGCGATGAGCGCGAGCAGCAGGAACGGCCAGGTGCGCCCGCCCGCCCAGAGCACCGCGGCCACCCCGACCAGGACGACCGAGCGGGTGACGTTCGCCCACACCAGGACGTTCCGGCGCGGGTAACGGTCGAGCAGGATGCCGGTGAACGGGCCGAGCAGCGAGTACGGCAGCAGCAGGACCGCGAATCCGAACGCGACCGCGACCGGCTCGGTCTGTCGATCGGGGTTGAAAAGCACCGATCCGGCCAGCGCGGCCTGGAAGACACCGTCGCCGAACTGACCGGTGAGCCGGACGCCGAACAGCCGCCGGAAGTCCGCCCGCCGCAGCAACCCGCCCAACTCACGCCACGCACCCGGCGTCGCATTCACGCGCCCAGGGTACGGGCGACTTAGTGGCACTAATATTGGCGGCACTGTTTCAGGGAGGCTTAGTGGCCGGCGTGTCACCCATTGCCCCGACCCGCACCACCGCCGGTGCCGCGGTCCTCGTTACCCACCACGACCGTCTGCTGATGATCCGTCAGGAGCGCCAGACCGGCGTCCGCTGGGAGGTTCCGGGCGGGGGACAGGAGGCCGGTGAGACGCTGGAGGCGGCGGCGATCCGCGAGGCCCGCGAGGAAGCCGGGCTCGACGTCACGGTCGATCGGCTGATCTGTACCTATGCC belongs to Cryptosporangium phraense and includes:
- a CDS encoding C40 family peptidase; protein product: MAGVLAGSLGVGLIGVAASPAAAADSASARLSGATSVGTGSRTTLHAIGTVSGNPASFKKFTLQYQSSAGWKSVSTKTARKSGQIEWTVTIGGNSNWRVVLAVTSAHKTLSPNHYVKAVSNGNAVVKAAARQAGKMYKFGAAGPNNFDCSGLTQYVYKQFGKSLPHSATQQTKYGRAVSKSAKLPGDLILFGSGSYYSHAAIYAGGSYMWDASTTGQPVAKRKIWSNTYVVRRLV
- the murJ gene encoding murein biosynthesis integral membrane protein MurJ is translated as MSAGPEPRDFDLRRPRSNPYDPDSTVVLPAASAMDEPTAVLPVIPEQIPPEEPPAEAGTRSVARSSGVMAIFSLISRATGFIRTAAIGAAIGGGLVGDAYQVSNTIPNMLYEFLLGGILTSVVVPLLVAAKKRDADGGEAFTHKLLTAATLLLGAATVLALIAAPLLTAFFANDRSTDASRHLTTMLAYLLLPEIFFYGLSALLGAVLNTRNEFAAPAWAPILNNVTVVTTAVVFLLMPGPATLSPSTITGAQVAVLGVGTTLGIALQAFVLWPSLRKVGFRWKWRFDLRGSGLGEAARLGAWMFVYVGVSQLGVLPVIKIANYAGTRGGPGPLIHNNAFLLFMMVHGIVAVSILTALLPRMSSAAADRNFPEVTRNLSLGARLSSVVLVPATAAYLVLGIPLAVTAFRWGHFSQDQAIATGYATMAAAIGLVPFAISQMQIFAFYALRDTRTPALLNIPVVVAKLAFDLGVLFFVPTDYVVVGLQCGNTVSYLVAVFVSGRYLKRSLGGLETMAVTRTLSRLGIAAAVAGLISWGVAYGIQAALGIGKAGSFVSLVVAGIVLVGVYAVLALRLRVAEVVELADTVKRRLPGR
- a CDS encoding NUDIX hydrolase → MARRSSPRRPGGPGRLRRVEEVSAGGLVVQGDSGHLEGALIGKLDRRGRLLWSLPKGHVEAGETLEQTAAREVAEETGIVGDVLAALGTVDYWFVFEGRRIHKTVHHFLLDAVAGVLSDADVEVTEVAWVPLSEIPDRLAYPDERKLIARVPDLLERPA
- a CDS encoding CCA tRNA nucleotidyltransferase, whose product is MTAAQRSAVAELLRVSPVADDLGRRFQAAGHELYLVGGSVRDALLGRLGDDLDFCTDARPDAVLALLDGWAEATWTTGIEFGTVGASRRGLRLEITTYRAEAYDRQSRNPVVRYGDSLADDLVRRDFAVNAMAVGLPDHRFVDLHGGLDDLAARVLRTPGAPEDSFADDPLRMLRAARFASQLQFDVAPEVVAAMTAMADQITRITAERIRDELTKLICGADPVVGLRLLVDTGLAAHVLPELPNMRMEIDEHAQHKDVYEHTLTVLQQAIDLEPDGPDFVLRMAALLHDIGKPATREIQDGGGVSFHHHEVVGAKMTRRRMKALRYPKDVTEQVATLVFLHLRFHGYGRGEWTDSAVRRYVTDAGELLPRLHRLVRSDCTTRNKRRAAALARSYDTLEDRIERLAAEEDLARIRPDLDGNAIMELLGIPPGPLVGRAWKHLKEVRLDRGVLPREEAEAELFRWAAENGITTSEG
- a CDS encoding flavodoxin family protein, with the protein product MRALVLNCTLKPSPEPSNTEALARVVTDELAANGVQIEFVRVVDHNVKPGVETDLGDGDGWPAIHEKVLNSEILIVATPTWVGTASSVAFGVLERMDAMLSETDDDGRPVAYNRVAGVVVTGNEDGAKNAIAAVSSGLIEIGYTVPGQSWTYWHLGPGAGPDYLDEEKGHDWSAKVGRQAAANLLGVARALAATPLTS
- a CDS encoding MFS transporter, whose amino-acid sequence is MNATPGAWRELGGLLRRADFRRLFGVRLTGQFGDGVFQAALAGSVLFNPDRQTEPVAVAFGFAVLLLPYSLLGPFTGILLDRYPRRNVLVWANVTRSVVLVGVAAVLWAGGRTWPFLLLALIAVAVNRFILGGLSAGMPHVARNRELITANAFSPTAGTVVLTIGVGAAVGLRSVVDAGDLGYAVVLLVASAAYLISAVLAGRFPVAALGPDRDDPTARLETVGSVVRGMVAGVRHLSERRAAAFALLTVGLGRIGFGVTTLALLLLYRNTLDGGGMFPSGDTGLGQVVLATGLGAGLAALVTPGVVRRISRRTWMTALLILLAVVWPVIVAVPTTAVVVAVALVGGWASQGIKIIVDAAVQSEVDDVYRGRVFALYDMLFNVCVVTGLLIAAFGLPDSGRSWPVFLGLGVGHLVLAAWVARWTDRLGWSRVSAVTPPARVFFDSSGREPGPD